The Chryseobacterium wanjuense genome includes a window with the following:
- a CDS encoding GLPGLI family protein: MKKIILLTLLFISGFYFSQQIHVKYLRVLSPFTTSHEDLYIKNNQTISIQDSIVTQNKLTGDWTMAVNLDNGKKPTKQYFVSDLNDDSERNFFFTANVDSRDFFIYDKVPKPTWKIEEDQTKTIAGYKCYKATGTFRGSKIIAYFTKDLPYSAGPFKFYGLPGLILDIRTENKDHDIWKAESVNVDDKSTITFKPKFLNKEKISLKDYVEAKEAHMNKIFAKVAENLPKSSKVITNQRFTVEQKYEWEK; this comes from the coding sequence ATGAAAAAAATTATTTTATTAACATTACTTTTTATTTCCGGATTTTATTTCTCACAACAAATTCATGTGAAGTATCTTAGGGTTTTGTCACCTTTTACAACATCTCATGAAGACCTTTATATTAAAAACAATCAGACCATATCAATTCAGGATTCAATTGTAACACAAAATAAATTGACTGGAGACTGGACTATGGCTGTTAATTTAGATAATGGTAAAAAACCAACAAAACAATATTTTGTTTCTGACTTAAACGATGATTCTGAAAGGAATTTCTTTTTCACTGCTAATGTCGATAGCAGAGATTTTTTTATTTATGATAAAGTTCCAAAGCCCACTTGGAAAATAGAAGAAGATCAAACTAAAACAATTGCGGGATATAAATGCTATAAAGCTACAGGAACATTTAGAGGATCAAAGATTATTGCCTACTTTACAAAAGATCTTCCATATTCTGCGGGACCTTTCAAGTTTTATGGTCTTCCGGGTTTAATTCTGGATATCCGTACAGAAAATAAAGATCATGACATTTGGAAAGCTGAATCTGTAAATGTTGATGATAAAAGTACAATCACTTTCAAACCAAAATTTTTAAATAAAGAAAAAATAAGTTTAAAAGATTATGTTGAAGCAAAAGAGGCTCATATGAATAAAATTTTTGCCAAAGTTGCTGAAAATCTTCCGAAGTCCAGTAAAGTAATAACAAATCAGAGGTTTACTGTAGAACAGAAGTATGAATGGGAAAAATAA